From one Synechocystis sp. PCC 6803 substr. PCC-P genomic stretch:
- a CDS encoding AarF/ABC1/UbiB kinase family protein, with protein MSALSTKLEPTNSYSESLPPQRRSPLEAEGRYRWNRGNYSITRRRIDIWGFVLTLLYQFWLNGKKWSYAGGYTEEKLQQRRRRQAKWIRENLLSLGPTFIKVGQLFSTRSDLFPAEYVEELSKLQDEVPAFSYEQAAGIIEEELGKPIAKLYRSFDPVPLAAASLGQVHKAQLHTGEDVVVKVQRPGLKKLFTIDLAILKKIAQYFQNHPKWGRGRDWNGIYEECCKILWQETDYLREGRSADTFRRNFRGEDWVKVPRVYWRYTSTQILTLEYLPGIKISHYDALEAAGLERKELAQLGARAYLFQLLNHGFFHADPHPGNLAVSPEAGELIFYDFGMMGEITPDTKNKLMDTLFGVAEKNAERIVNSLVALGALKETEDMGPIRRSVQFLLDNFMDKPFEEQSITKISDDLYEIAYDQPFRFPATFTFVMRAFSTLEGVGKGLDPDFNFMAVAQPFALQIMNNSNGFNPAGNIMDELGRQAVQVGNSALGLPRRIEDSLDRLDRGDIRVRVRSTETDRLLRRMGTMQMGTNYVLFTCALVLSATLLFVNNYFMAAAVVLLMSLVPAFALWRLLKRLERQDRMF; from the coding sequence GTGTCTGCCCTATCCACTAAGCTTGAGCCCACAAATTCCTATTCTGAATCTCTGCCCCCCCAACGGCGATCGCCCCTAGAAGCGGAGGGTCGGTATCGCTGGAATCGGGGTAACTATTCCATCACCCGGCGGCGCATCGATATTTGGGGCTTTGTGTTGACATTGCTGTACCAATTCTGGTTAAACGGCAAAAAGTGGAGCTATGCCGGAGGTTACACGGAAGAAAAACTCCAGCAACGGCGGCGGCGTCAAGCCAAATGGATTCGAGAAAATTTGCTTAGCCTTGGTCCTACCTTCATTAAAGTGGGACAGTTATTTTCCACCCGTTCCGATTTGTTTCCAGCGGAATATGTGGAGGAACTGTCCAAGCTTCAAGATGAGGTGCCCGCCTTTAGCTACGAACAGGCCGCCGGCATCATTGAAGAGGAATTAGGTAAACCGATCGCCAAACTGTATCGTAGTTTTGACCCCGTCCCTTTAGCAGCAGCTAGCTTGGGCCAAGTGCACAAAGCTCAGTTGCACACCGGCGAAGATGTGGTGGTGAAAGTGCAACGGCCAGGGTTAAAAAAACTGTTTACCATTGACCTGGCCATCCTGAAAAAAATTGCCCAATATTTCCAAAACCATCCCAAATGGGGCCGGGGCCGGGACTGGAACGGCATTTACGAGGAATGTTGCAAAATCCTCTGGCAGGAAACGGATTATCTCCGGGAAGGACGCAGTGCCGATACCTTTCGGCGTAACTTCCGGGGGGAAGATTGGGTTAAGGTGCCCCGGGTTTATTGGCGCTACACCTCCACCCAAATTTTGACGTTGGAATATTTGCCCGGCATTAAAATCAGCCACTACGATGCCCTAGAAGCGGCGGGGTTAGAACGAAAAGAGTTGGCCCAACTGGGGGCCCGAGCATACTTGTTCCAACTGCTGAACCATGGCTTTTTCCATGCCGATCCCCACCCTGGTAATTTGGCCGTCAGCCCGGAAGCAGGGGAATTAATTTTCTATGACTTTGGCATGATGGGGGAAATTACCCCGGACACGAAAAATAAACTCATGGATACCCTATTCGGGGTAGCGGAAAAAAATGCCGAGCGCATTGTCAATTCCCTGGTGGCCCTGGGAGCCCTGAAGGAAACGGAAGATATGGGCCCTATCCGGCGATCGGTGCAATTTTTGTTGGATAACTTCATGGATAAACCCTTTGAAGAACAGTCCATTACCAAAATTAGTGACGACCTTTACGAGATTGCCTACGATCAACCTTTCCGTTTTCCGGCAACTTTTACCTTTGTGATGCGGGCTTTTTCGACCCTGGAGGGGGTGGGAAAAGGGTTAGATCCGGATTTCAATTTCATGGCTGTGGCCCAACCCTTCGCTTTACAAATTATGAACAATTCCAATGGTTTTAACCCCGCCGGTAACATTATGGATGAACTAGGTCGCCAGGCGGTGCAGGTGGGTAATAGTGCCTTGGGGCTACCCCGGCGCATTGAAGACAGCCTTGACCGTTTAGACCGGGGAGATATCCGAGTTCGGGTTAGATCAACGGAAACTGATCGACTTTTGCGACGGATGGGTACTATGCAAATGGGCACCAACTATGTTTTATTTACCTGTGCTTTGGTCCTATCAGCCACGCTATTGTTTGTAAATAATTATTTTATGGCGGCGGCGGTTGTATTATTAATGTCATTGGTGCCAGCCTTTGCCCTCTGGCGATTATTAAAACGTTTGGAAAGACAGGACCGGATGTTTTAA
- the clpS gene encoding ATP-dependent Clp protease adapter ClpS: MISNAATSTPDRLTSTVRKTYPNFKVIVLNDDFNTFQHVSDCLLKYIPGMTGDRAWELTNQVHFDGLAIVWVGPQEQAELYHQQLRREGLTMAPLEKA; encoded by the coding sequence GTGATTAGCAACGCCGCCACCAGCACCCCCGATCGCCTAACTAGCACAGTCCGCAAAACCTATCCCAACTTTAAAGTAATTGTCCTCAACGACGATTTCAACACGTTTCAGCATGTGTCCGATTGCTTGCTTAAATACATCCCCGGCATGACCGGCGATCGGGCTTGGGAATTAACTAATCAAGTCCACTTCGACGGCTTAGCCATTGTTTGGGTGGGGCCCCAGGAGCAGGCGGAATTGTACCATCAACAACTACGGCGGGAAGGTTTGACCATGGCTCCCCTAGAAAAGGCTTAA
- the rpsF gene encoding 30S ribosomal protein S6 produces the protein MLVNSYELMVILRPDLNEERVSQEVTKYQEFLTNNAAEEVSVKVWGKRRLAYQIRRFNDGIYVLFNFNGEGQQIALIERDMRLNDNVMRFLSIKLTPEKPEKEKKAKAVAVEA, from the coding sequence GTGCTTGTGAATAGTTACGAACTGATGGTAATTCTCCGTCCCGACCTGAATGAAGAACGGGTTAGCCAAGAAGTTACCAAATACCAAGAATTTTTGACCAACAATGCCGCCGAAGAAGTATCGGTGAAGGTTTGGGGTAAACGCCGTCTAGCTTACCAAATCCGTCGCTTTAACGATGGCATTTATGTTTTGTTCAACTTCAACGGTGAAGGCCAGCAGATTGCTTTAATTGAACGGGATATGCGTCTTAACGATAATGTGATGCGCTTTTTGAGCATTAAGCTCACCCCCGAAAAGCCTGAAAAAGAGAAAAAAGCTAAAGCTGTGGCCGTAGAAGCCTAA
- a CDS encoding D-alanine--D-alanine ligase family protein yields the protein MRVGLLFGGCSGEHEVSIKSAQAIAKALASDDNQTKYQVSPFYIQKNGVWLGPDVSQQVLDQGVPWGDQPVTAGQRWQFPPEAARMEVWFPILHGPNGEDGTVQGLFSLMQVPYVGSGVLGSCVGMDKLAMKMVFERAGLPQVNYMGVERGEIWSNPCVFPALCEKIEAQVGYPCFVKPANLGSSVGIAKVRNRSELEAALDNAASYDRRIIVEAGLTDIREVECAVLGNENPQASVVGEITYDSDFYDYETKYTDGRSQMHIPANLPKAVVNQIQTMAIQAFKAVDAAGLGRLDFFYQPTTGQIVINEINTLPGFTAFSMYPELWRASGVEFPSLVDRLLQLALDYHGRPGHQ from the coding sequence ATGCGTGTGGGGCTGTTATTTGGTGGGTGTTCTGGGGAGCATGAAGTCTCGATCAAATCCGCCCAGGCGATCGCCAAAGCATTGGCCAGCGACGATAACCAAACCAAATATCAAGTAAGCCCTTTTTATATTCAAAAAAATGGCGTTTGGCTGGGGCCAGACGTTTCTCAACAGGTTTTGGACCAGGGAGTTCCCTGGGGGGATCAGCCCGTTACGGCCGGACAACGGTGGCAGTTTCCCCCCGAAGCGGCCCGAATGGAGGTGTGGTTTCCCATTTTGCACGGCCCCAACGGTGAAGATGGCACAGTGCAGGGGTTATTTAGTTTGATGCAAGTGCCCTATGTGGGCAGTGGCGTGCTGGGTTCCTGTGTGGGCATGGATAAATTGGCGATGAAAATGGTCTTTGAACGGGCAGGGTTGCCCCAGGTCAATTACATGGGGGTAGAACGGGGGGAAATTTGGTCTAATCCCTGTGTTTTTCCGGCTTTGTGCGAAAAAATTGAAGCCCAGGTGGGCTATCCCTGTTTCGTTAAACCGGCCAACTTAGGCTCCTCCGTGGGCATTGCCAAAGTGCGGAACCGTAGTGAATTGGAAGCAGCCCTAGACAACGCCGCCAGTTACGATCGCCGCATCATTGTCGAAGCGGGTTTAACGGATATTAGGGAAGTGGAATGTGCGGTGCTGGGCAACGAAAATCCCCAAGCTTCCGTGGTGGGGGAAATCACCTACGACAGCGACTTTTACGATTACGAAACCAAATACACCGATGGCCGCTCCCAAATGCATATCCCCGCCAACTTACCTAAAGCTGTGGTGAACCAGATCCAGACCATGGCCATTCAAGCTTTTAAAGCTGTGGATGCGGCGGGCTTAGGACGATTGGACTTTTTCTATCAACCGACTACGGGGCAGATTGTCATCAACGAAATTAACACCCTGCCTGGTTTCACCGCCTTTAGTATGTATCCCGAACTGTGGCGAGCTTCTGGGGTAGAATTTCCTAGCTTAGTGGATCGATTATTACAGTTGGCATTGGACTACCATGGCCGTCCCGGTCACCAATAA
- a CDS encoding fumarylacetoacetate hydrolase family protein, whose translation MVQRYVRIQADSGTVHYGLFQLDHSVILLSAAPWLGGQALDVAVSEGDYRLLAPCEPSKIVAVGRNYRAHAAELGNDVPAEPLLFFKPPSAIAADQEEIVYPSQSQRVDYEGELAVIIGKQVKDITEEEAASAIWGYTIANDITARDLQRQDSQWTRAKGFDGFCPLGPWVVRHIDPEAHLETTVNDEETPRQATAISDMVFTPPVLVSYISRVMTLYPGDVILTGTPEGISALQVGDKVEVEIEGIGNLTNTIIAPPLTAPELAETVELEVEADN comes from the coding sequence ATGGTCCAACGTTACGTTCGTATCCAGGCTGACTCTGGCACCGTCCATTATGGTTTGTTCCAATTGGATCACAGTGTGATTTTGCTAAGTGCGGCGCCTTGGTTGGGGGGCCAAGCCCTAGATGTTGCCGTTAGTGAAGGGGATTATCGGTTACTAGCTCCCTGTGAACCTTCTAAAATCGTGGCGGTGGGACGCAATTACCGGGCCCATGCGGCGGAATTGGGTAACGATGTGCCGGCGGAACCCCTCTTATTTTTTAAACCTCCTTCGGCGATCGCCGCTGACCAGGAAGAAATTGTTTATCCGTCCCAGTCCCAACGGGTGGACTACGAAGGGGAATTGGCAGTCATTATTGGCAAACAAGTAAAAGATATTACTGAAGAAGAAGCGGCCAGCGCCATTTGGGGCTACACCATTGCCAACGATATTACGGCTAGGGATTTGCAGCGGCAGGATTCCCAATGGACGCGGGCCAAGGGCTTTGACGGTTTTTGTCCCCTGGGGCCCTGGGTAGTACGTCACATCGACCCAGAGGCCCATTTGGAAACCACCGTTAATGATGAGGAAACTCCCCGGCAAGCCACGGCCATCAGCGATATGGTTTTTACTCCCCCGGTATTAGTGAGCTACATTTCCCGAGTGATGACCCTCTACCCTGGCGATGTAATTTTGACTGGTACTCCGGAAGGCATTAGTGCCCTCCAAGTGGGAGACAAAGTGGAGGTGGAAATTGAAGGCATTGGTAATTTAACTAATACAATCATCGCGCCTCCCCTAACGGCCCCGGAGTTAGCGGAAACGGTGGAGTTGGAAGTCGAAGCAGATAATTGA
- the grrA gene encoding GrrA/OscA1 family cyclophane-containing rSAM-modified RiPP, with the protein MNSNQLSWTAFLVAIAGVTSASAQAATVDHHGPDQGTTIESRIARINSSLKNTADKANSPENASQSPETPMQVAIGWGNGRGGGTFVNLGRGGWGNGRGGGGFGNINPWRNGWGDRGGFYNRRWPDGGGFINRW; encoded by the coding sequence ATGAACTCTAACCAACTTAGCTGGACCGCTTTCCTGGTGGCGATCGCCGGGGTAACGTCCGCTTCAGCTCAGGCTGCCACTGTTGACCATCATGGCCCAGATCAAGGCACCACCATTGAATCCCGCATTGCTCGCATTAATTCCAGCCTTAAAAACACTGCTGATAAAGCTAATTCCCCAGAAAATGCTTCCCAATCTCCAGAAACCCCTATGCAGGTGGCGATCGGTTGGGGTAATGGGCGAGGTGGCGGTACATTTGTTAACCTAGGTAGAGGTGGCTGGGGCAATGGCCGAGGGGGCGGTGGCTTCGGCAATATCAATCCTTGGCGTAACGGCTGGGGCGATCGGGGCGGTTTCTATAACCGTCGTTGGCCTGATGGGGGCGGCTTCATCAACCGTTGGTAA
- the grrM gene encoding cyclophane-forming radical SAM/SPASM peptide maturase GrrM/OscB, which yields MQALVNQTQPINESIRDVDITNFGPTNLIIIQPTSYCNLDCDYCYLPDRHLKNHLPLDLLEPIMQAIFASPFTTSNFSLCWHAGEPLAAGLEFYRQAFAKIETYGEKYNHRQLWFDHSFQSNGILINQAWCDLFKQYPVHVGISLDGPAFLHDKHRKTRTGRGSHAATMRGIEWLQKNDICHSVIAVLTEESLDYPDEIFHFFRDHNLLDVGFNMEETEGINTESSLNKQGTLQKYRQFLERFWQLTSTSEPEFRVREFECLCNLIYTEDRLDHTDMNRPFAIVSIDHQGNFSTFDPELLAIKTPQYGDFIFGNVLTDSFASICQTEKFQRIYHDMTQGVEKCRQTCDYFGLCGGGAGSNKFWENGSFNSTETLACRFRIQQVAEVVIGALEESLGLA from the coding sequence ATGCAAGCTTTAGTCAACCAAACCCAACCCATTAATGAAAGTATAAGGGATGTGGACATAACTAATTTTGGCCCCACCAATTTAATTATTATTCAACCCACTTCCTATTGCAATTTAGATTGTGATTATTGTTACTTACCCGATCGCCATTTAAAAAATCATCTGCCCCTGGATTTGTTGGAACCAATTATGCAGGCGATTTTTGCTAGCCCTTTTACCACTAGCAACTTTAGTCTGTGTTGGCATGCGGGGGAACCATTGGCCGCTGGGCTAGAATTTTACCGTCAGGCTTTTGCCAAGATCGAAACCTACGGGGAAAAATACAATCACCGCCAACTGTGGTTTGACCATTCCTTTCAAAGTAATGGCATTTTAATTAACCAAGCTTGGTGTGACCTCTTTAAACAATATCCTGTCCATGTGGGTATTAGTTTAGACGGCCCCGCTTTTCTCCACGATAAACACCGTAAAACCAGAACTGGCCGGGGTAGCCATGCCGCCACCATGCGAGGCATTGAATGGTTACAAAAAAATGATATTTGTCACAGTGTTATTGCAGTTTTAACTGAAGAATCTTTAGATTATCCCGACGAAATTTTTCACTTTTTCCGGGATCATAACCTACTGGATGTGGGTTTTAATATGGAAGAAACAGAGGGAATTAACACAGAATCTTCCCTGAATAAACAGGGCACTTTACAAAAATATCGACAATTTTTGGAACGATTTTGGCAATTAACCAGCACCAGTGAACCAGAATTTCGAGTGCGGGAATTTGAATGTTTATGCAATTTGATTTACACCGAAGACCGTCTCGATCACACGGATATGAATCGTCCCTTTGCCATTGTTAGCATCGACCACCAGGGTAACTTTTCCACCTTTGACCCAGAATTATTAGCCATTAAAACGCCCCAGTATGGTGATTTTATTTTTGGTAATGTGTTAACGGATTCTTTTGCATCTATTTGTCAAACGGAAAAATTCCAGCGCATTTACCACGATATGACCCAGGGGGTGGAAAAATGTCGCCAAACCTGTGATTATTTCGGTTTGTGTGGTGGTGGCGCTGGCAGTAATAAATTTTGGGAAAATGGCAGTTTTAATTCCACTGAAACCCTGGCCTGTCGTTTTCGCATTCAACAGGTGGCGGAAGTCGTAATTGGTGCGTTGGAAGAATCCCTGGGGCTAGCTTGA
- a CDS encoding PP2C family serine/threonine-protein phosphatase, with the protein MTEVNLSVVSCSSTGKTDPGLVRQYNQDSFYLDPEGRFYIVADGMGGHAGGEEASRIAVERVRDYLDTYWQSEITSEQLLRDALMDANEGILEDQKINLERRDMGTTAVLIAFREDGAWRAHVGDSRLYRLRNQQLERVTEDHTWVARALKMGDIDPAQAKVHPWRHVLFQCLGRQDLNFIEVEALDAQPGDTFMMCSDGLTEEVPDNLIEKILTGQGNCDDQAVQLIEEAKNAGGSDNITIVLVDFSEDNQDS; encoded by the coding sequence GTGACAGAAGTGAATTTATCAGTTGTTAGTTGTAGTTCCACGGGAAAGACGGATCCCGGTCTAGTTCGTCAGTACAATCAGGATAGTTTTTACCTTGATCCAGAGGGACGATTTTACATTGTCGCCGATGGTATGGGGGGGCACGCCGGAGGAGAAGAGGCCAGTCGGATTGCAGTGGAAAGGGTACGGGATTACCTGGACACCTACTGGCAATCGGAGATTACCTCGGAACAATTGCTGAGGGATGCACTAATGGATGCCAATGAAGGTATTCTTGAGGATCAAAAAATTAACCTGGAACGGCGGGATATGGGTACCACCGCAGTGTTAATCGCCTTTCGGGAAGATGGTGCTTGGCGGGCCCATGTGGGGGATTCTCGCCTATATCGTTTACGAAATCAGCAATTGGAGCGGGTGACGGAGGACCATACCTGGGTGGCCAGGGCCTTGAAAATGGGGGACATTGACCCGGCCCAGGCTAAGGTCCACCCCTGGCGCCATGTGCTGTTTCAATGTTTGGGGCGGCAGGATTTGAATTTTATCGAGGTGGAAGCTCTAGATGCCCAACCGGGAGACACCTTTATGATGTGTAGCGATGGCTTAACGGAGGAAGTGCCCGATAATTTAATTGAAAAAATCCTCACTGGTCAGGGGAATTGTGATGATCAGGCTGTCCAATTAATTGAAGAAGCCAAAAATGCCGGCGGCTCGGACAACATCACCATAGTGCTTGTGGATTTTTCTGAGGATAACCAGGACAGTTAA
- a CDS encoding HEAT repeat domain-containing protein has product MSEPNLNPAYTLDQAIANLQQTEDASARYYAAWWIGRFRAAQPETIAALLVALEDETDRSPDGGYPLRRNAAKALGKLGDRQVVPALIKALECEDYYVRESAAQALEGLGDARAMAPLMAKLTGGLAAAQLVEGKPHLAQPYEAIIEALGTLQAVESIGLIEPFLEHFSPKVQYAAARALFQLTGDNRYGDLLITALGGTDLQLRRSAMMDLGATGYLPGAQAIAKAFAENSLKLIALRDLWATHRQRQASSESKALSPASRQILELMDSLL; this is encoded by the coding sequence ATGAGTGAACCTAACCTCAACCCCGCCTATACCCTCGACCAGGCGATCGCCAATTTGCAACAAACAGAAGATGCCAGTGCCCGTTACTATGCGGCCTGGTGGATTGGTCGTTTTCGCGCTGCTCAACCGGAAACCATTGCTGCTTTGTTGGTCGCCTTGGAAGATGAAACTGATCGCTCCCCGGACGGTGGTTATCCCCTGCGGCGTAATGCGGCTAAAGCGTTGGGAAAATTAGGCGATCGCCAAGTGGTGCCGGCCCTAATCAAAGCCTTGGAATGTGAAGATTACTATGTGCGAGAGTCAGCGGCCCAGGCGCTGGAAGGTTTGGGGGATGCTAGAGCGATGGCACCTCTAATGGCCAAGTTAACGGGGGGATTAGCAGCGGCCCAGCTTGTGGAGGGTAAACCCCATTTAGCCCAACCCTACGAAGCGATTATTGAAGCCCTGGGTACTCTCCAAGCTGTGGAGTCCATTGGTTTAATTGAACCGTTTCTAGAGCATTTTTCCCCGAAAGTCCAATACGCCGCCGCCAGGGCCCTATTTCAGTTAACTGGGGATAACCGTTACGGCGACCTTCTCATTACTGCTCTGGGGGGGACAGACTTACAATTACGCCGTTCCGCCATGATGGATTTGGGAGCCACTGGCTACTTGCCCGGCGCCCAGGCGATCGCCAAAGCCTTTGCAGAAAATAGCCTCAAGTTGATCGCCCTGCGAGATTTGTGGGCCACCCATCGCCAAAGGCAAGCAAGTTCTGAATCGAAGGCGCTCAGTCCAGCTAGCCGACAAATATTGGAATTAATGGATAGTTTACTCTGA
- a CDS encoding hydrogenase maturation protease produces the protein MPGQSTKSTLIIGYGNTLRGDDGVGRYLAEEIAQQNWPHCGVISTHQLTPELAEAIAAVDRVIFIDAQLQESANEPSVEVVALKTLEPNELSGDLGHRGNPRELLTLAKILYGVEVKAWWVLIPAFTFDYGEKLSPLTARAQAEALAQIRPLVLGER, from the coding sequence ATGCCAGGCCAATCCACCAAGTCCACTTTAATCATCGGTTACGGCAATACCCTGCGGGGGGACGACGGCGTGGGGCGTTACCTAGCGGAAGAAATTGCTCAGCAAAACTGGCCCCATTGTGGAGTTATTTCCACCCATCAACTCACCCCAGAATTGGCCGAGGCGATCGCCGCTGTGGACCGGGTAATTTTCATTGATGCCCAACTGCAGGAATCAGCAAACGAACCATCGGTGGAAGTTGTGGCCTTAAAAACCCTGGAACCCAACGAACTGTCAGGGGATTTGGGGCACCGGGGTAATCCCAGGGAACTCTTGACCCTGGCTAAAATTCTCTACGGCGTTGAGGTAAAGGCTTGGTGGGTGTTGATTCCGGCCTTCACCTTTGATTATGGAGAGAAATTGTCTCCCCTGACCGCCCGGGCCCAAGCCGAAGCCTTAGCCCAGATCCGCCCCTTGGTATTGGGGGAGAGATAA
- a CDS encoding ABC transporter permease, producing the protein MPMSPLPPAVGLICKRLAIAVITLLGISLVIFSLLALAPGNPLGELATNPSISQEVRDNLRRSLGLDQALPIRYLKWLWSLLQGDLGYSFTSRSPVIDLIGQRLPTTLWLMGTAYLISLAIAIPLGVTAALYRGRWWEPLISGISLMGFSLPTFLTGLLFILIFSVQLRWLPFIYDSTLTVDSMASLGTQIRQLLMPVGVLVFYQSAVILRFVRSAALEELPQNYIRTAYAKGLGTWGMLKNHLLKNASLPLITLIALDVPTIFTGALVTEQVFRVPGIGALLIESIYRSDTPVVMAVTFLYAVLIVFFSSLADLIYQLVDPRIRW; encoded by the coding sequence ATGCCCATGTCCCCCTTGCCCCCTGCCGTTGGCCTGATCTGTAAACGTTTGGCGATCGCCGTCATCACCTTGTTGGGCATTAGTTTAGTGATTTTTAGTTTGTTAGCCCTCGCCCCGGGCAATCCTTTGGGGGAATTGGCCACTAACCCCTCCATTTCCCAGGAAGTGCGGGACAATTTGCGCCGCAGTTTGGGGCTGGACCAAGCGTTACCCATCCGTTACCTAAAATGGTTATGGAGTCTTTTGCAGGGGGATTTGGGTTATTCCTTCACCAGCCGTAGTCCCGTAATTGATTTGATTGGTCAAAGGCTACCGACAACGTTGTGGTTAATGGGCACGGCCTACCTGATCAGTTTGGCGATCGCCATTCCTTTGGGAGTGACAGCGGCATTGTACCGGGGACGGTGGTGGGAACCGTTAATCAGTGGCATCAGTTTAATGGGCTTTTCCCTGCCCACTTTTTTGACCGGGTTACTGTTCATCCTAATTTTTAGTGTGCAGTTGAGGTGGTTACCCTTCATTTACGACAGCACTCTGACGGTGGATAGCATGGCTAGTTTGGGAACCCAAATCCGTCAACTATTGATGCCAGTGGGGGTGTTAGTGTTCTATCAATCGGCGGTAATTCTACGCTTTGTCCGTTCCGCCGCGTTGGAAGAGTTGCCCCAAAATTACATTCGCACCGCCTATGCCAAAGGTTTAGGCACCTGGGGAATGTTGAAAAACCATCTTTTAAAAAATGCTTCTTTGCCCCTAATCACCCTTATTGCCCTGGATGTACCCACCATTTTCACCGGAGCTTTAGTAACTGAGCAGGTTTTCCGAGTACCAGGCATTGGAGCTTTGTTAATTGAATCCATTTATCGCAGTGACACCCCCGTGGTGATGGCGGTCACTTTTCTTTATGCCGTTTTAATTGTCTTTTTCAGTAGTTTGGCGGATTTGATTTACCAACTGGTGGACCCCCGCATTCGTTGGTAA
- a CDS encoding exopolysaccharide biosynthesis protein, which yields MARLSQELQDYFFKEDRGPTVNLAQVLAIAKEKIFGIVLVILSLPSALPIPAPGYSTPFGVLIFLVAIQLMAGRQELWLPLSWQSKTIKTSKAQGIVKAGLPWLKRLEAIAHPRFPLVCQSRLGKILMGITVGSMAISMMIPIPGTNTLPAMSIFITGFGLQEDDGLITGAGMIFSVLIGVLMVSVIYVFFNGGITIIDILKDWLKVQFGGA from the coding sequence ATGGCCCGTTTGTCCCAGGAATTGCAGGATTATTTCTTTAAGGAAGACCGTGGCCCGACGGTGAACCTGGCCCAGGTTTTGGCGATCGCCAAGGAGAAAATTTTTGGCATTGTTCTAGTAATTCTTTCCCTCCCTTCGGCTTTACCGATCCCGGCCCCCGGTTATTCCACCCCCTTTGGCGTACTAATTTTTCTGGTGGCAATTCAATTGATGGCTGGTCGTCAGGAGCTCTGGTTACCCCTCTCCTGGCAAAGCAAAACCATTAAAACCAGCAAGGCCCAAGGCATTGTCAAAGCTGGTTTACCCTGGTTGAAAAGACTAGAGGCGATCGCCCACCCCCGCTTCCCCCTCGTTTGTCAAAGTCGCCTGGGCAAAATTCTCATGGGTATTACCGTTGGCTCCATGGCCATTTCCATGATGATTCCCATTCCTGGCACCAACACCCTGCCGGCCATGAGTATTTTCATCACTGGTTTTGGTCTCCAGGAGGATGATGGCTTAATTACCGGAGCAGGGATGATTTTTTCCGTTTTAATTGGCGTCCTGATGGTTTCTGTGATTTACGTTTTCTTCAACGGCGGTATTACCATCATTGACATTCTTAAAGATTGGCTCAAAGTCCAGTTTGGCGGGGCTTAA
- the grrA gene encoding GrrA/OscA1 family cyclophane-containing rSAM-modified RiPP, with the protein MAINNRSSWTAFVIALTAIGTVAEPGNALATNSQNALSTRLNNISSALQQRANQMSPEETPINRANLQAGFANGGGGGGFGNARRGGWGDGAGGGGFANVGRGGWADGSGGGGFANVNNPWGNGWGDGGGFVNRGGGGGFVNRW; encoded by the coding sequence ATGGCTATCAATAACCGCTCTAGCTGGACAGCATTTGTAATTGCCCTAACGGCGATCGGAACAGTGGCAGAACCGGGCAATGCCCTGGCAACTAATTCTCAGAATGCCCTTTCCACTCGGTTAAACAATATCAGCTCAGCTCTACAGCAAAGGGCTAATCAAATGTCCCCAGAGGAAACTCCCATCAATCGAGCTAATCTACAAGCTGGTTTTGCCAATGGTGGCGGTGGTGGTGGTTTTGGTAATGCCCGGCGGGGAGGATGGGGTGATGGTGCCGGGGGCGGTGGCTTTGCTAATGTCGGGCGCGGCGGCTGGGCCGATGGCAGTGGGGGCGGCGGCTTTGCCAATGTTAATAATCCCTGGGGCAATGGTTGGGGAGACGGGGGAGGCTTTGTTAACCGGGGCGGCGGCGGTGGTTTTGTTAATCGTTGGTAG
- a CDS encoding DUF6825 family protein, translating to MQNQVLQAFFLGRAFAEVLSEKVEDGVTNALSELGKFDAEQRENLRQFIAEVQSRAANDVTQEGAAIATVDGPVSADELQETLDKLRAEIASLKSELKNYRDNQG from the coding sequence ATGCAAAACCAAGTCCTCCAGGCCTTTTTTCTCGGCCGCGCCTTTGCCGAAGTCCTCAGCGAAAAGGTAGAAGACGGCGTAACCAATGCCCTGAGTGAGTTGGGCAAGTTTGATGCGGAACAACGGGAAAACCTACGTCAATTCATTGCCGAGGTGCAATCCCGCGCGGCCAATGATGTCACCCAGGAGGGGGCGGCGATCGCCACGGTGGATGGCCCGGTTAGTGCGGATGAGTTGCAGGAAACATTGGATAAACTGCGGGCAGAAATTGCTAGCCTCAAATCCGAGTTGAAAAACTACCGGGATAACCAGGGTTAA